The Maridesulfovibrio ferrireducens genome has a segment encoding these proteins:
- a CDS encoding PEP/pyruvate-binding domain-containing protein has translation MESRLMFTGNQGRKFSLYHDLMKIKVKEILLISSPYDAWVMEEDSKISERIVSEYRGLNLSRPPRLTWVSNIDEALEILEPDSFDLVIIMPHLSNMDCFDMGLRIKEKVPGIPVALLSHRQVEVAEGGVLGGVDRQFVWSGDAELLVAMVKNLEDLLNVEHDTLSVGIRVIIVVEDSPRYLASFLPILYKELVRQTQALLEEGLNSEHRLLTMRARPKILTAQTYEEALELIKKYGPYILGVISDVRFPRNGKLDGSAGIDLLKDVKAHREDIPLLLASNEPANESRAEEIPAYFVDKNSPDLMSEVRNFVTEHLGFGDFVFRDLEENEIARASSLYSLEKTLRNIPHDIFIRHCERNDFSRWFYARTEIRLANKIRPLKDKDFPNIEAHRQYMMSLIAARRTRRQQGVIVSFNPKDFDPQTEFLKIGSGSLGGKARGLAFIQSMLNRNSWIHEKHSEMKIIAPKTLTIGTSGFDDFMEMNSLFYLASADIDDKQVAQLFSDAFFPGWIEAQLWAYLKEVKYPLSVRSSSLLEDAQYQAYAGLYSTYMIPNDNGDLEKRLEQLVGAIKLVWASTYYRAPKSFSQRVNQRTDEEKMGVIIQQVAGQQYGDYFFPAISGVGQSYNYYPFGKMKPEHGVATIAMGIGKSVVDGEQCIRFSPRYPNILPQCPTLADSLKNAQTRFYGLKLDRGQDIDIHGDANLERLNIADFEDIAPVRMLASTYQAQEGRIRDTAAIPGPKIILFAPVLKHKSIPLSAVLKDVLLIAEKGMGGPVEAEFCINMYEDGRLPEFNLLQLRPMSARADLNQVNITDEDLKNAVCISSHALGNAEKNDVEDILLVRPDSFDVAKTREIAMEISKMNGKLIGMKRKYILSGPGRWGSADHWLGIPVEWPDISGVSAIVETSTETLKVEPSQGSHFFHNITTLGINYFMVSDKEDNFMNWEWFAKQPVIEEGKFVSHLRVPVSMVLKVDGRSSQGVILPAKGSSDYCLLGKGD, from the coding sequence ATGGAAAGCAGGTTGATGTTTACTGGTAATCAAGGGCGAAAGTTCAGTCTTTATCATGATCTTATGAAAATAAAGGTCAAAGAGATTCTTTTGATTTCCAGCCCATATGATGCCTGGGTTATGGAGGAAGACAGCAAGATCTCCGAAAGAATAGTCAGTGAATACCGGGGACTCAATCTCAGCCGCCCGCCACGGCTTACATGGGTTTCAAACATTGATGAGGCCCTTGAGATTTTGGAGCCTGATTCTTTTGATTTAGTTATTATTATGCCTCATCTTTCAAACATGGACTGCTTTGATATGGGGTTGAGAATTAAGGAAAAAGTTCCCGGAATTCCCGTGGCATTGCTTAGCCACAGGCAGGTCGAAGTTGCTGAAGGAGGGGTGCTCGGTGGTGTCGACAGGCAGTTCGTCTGGTCCGGGGATGCTGAATTGCTGGTGGCGATGGTCAAAAATCTTGAGGACTTGCTTAATGTTGAGCATGATACGCTGTCAGTCGGAATTCGGGTAATTATTGTAGTTGAAGACTCACCTCGTTATTTAGCTTCTTTTCTGCCTATTTTATACAAGGAACTTGTCAGGCAGACTCAGGCTCTTCTGGAAGAAGGACTTAATTCGGAACATCGTCTTTTGACCATGCGCGCCCGTCCTAAAATACTTACAGCGCAGACATATGAAGAAGCTTTAGAGCTTATCAAAAAGTATGGACCGTATATTCTGGGTGTTATTTCTGATGTCAGGTTTCCTAGAAATGGCAAGCTGGATGGGAGTGCAGGCATTGATCTGTTGAAAGATGTTAAAGCGCACAGGGAGGATATCCCGTTACTTCTAGCCAGTAATGAACCTGCAAATGAATCTAGGGCCGAAGAAATACCTGCCTATTTTGTTGATAAAAACTCACCGGATTTGATGTCTGAAGTTCGGAACTTTGTGACAGAGCATCTTGGTTTCGGTGACTTTGTTTTCAGAGATCTTGAAGAAAATGAAATAGCCAGAGCATCCAGTTTATATTCTTTAGAAAAAACACTCCGCAATATTCCTCACGATATTTTCATAAGGCACTGTGAAAGAAATGATTTTTCACGTTGGTTTTACGCCAGAACGGAGATCAGGCTTGCTAATAAAATCAGACCATTAAAAGATAAAGATTTTCCAAATATCGAAGCTCATCGACAGTACATGATGTCTCTTATTGCTGCTCGTCGTACACGTCGTCAGCAGGGCGTGATTGTTTCATTTAATCCTAAGGATTTTGATCCGCAGACGGAGTTTTTGAAAATAGGTTCCGGCTCACTCGGTGGAAAAGCAAGGGGGTTGGCTTTTATTCAATCGATGCTGAATCGTAATTCATGGATACATGAAAAGCATTCAGAAATGAAAATAATTGCCCCGAAGACTCTGACTATCGGAACATCCGGGTTTGATGATTTTATGGAAATGAACAGTCTGTTTTATCTCGCTTCTGCTGATATTGACGATAAGCAGGTCGCGCAGCTCTTTTCAGATGCTTTCTTTCCCGGTTGGATTGAAGCGCAGCTCTGGGCATATTTGAAGGAAGTTAAGTATCCACTCTCAGTTCGTTCATCCAGTTTACTTGAGGATGCTCAGTATCAGGCATATGCCGGACTTTACAGCACATACATGATTCCAAATGATAATGGGGATTTGGAAAAAAGGCTTGAGCAACTGGTCGGCGCAATTAAACTTGTGTGGGCTTCTACTTATTACAGGGCTCCTAAATCTTTTTCTCAGCGTGTTAATCAACGCACTGACGAAGAAAAAATGGGCGTAATTATTCAGCAGGTTGCAGGACAGCAATATGGAGATTATTTTTTCCCAGCCATTTCCGGGGTGGGGCAGTCTTACAATTATTATCCTTTCGGAAAGATGAAACCTGAACACGGTGTTGCAACTATAGCTATGGGAATTGGTAAATCCGTTGTGGATGGTGAGCAGTGTATTAGATTTTCACCTCGTTACCCTAATATTCTACCCCAATGCCCAACATTAGCCGATTCACTTAAAAATGCTCAGACTCGTTTTTACGGGCTTAAACTGGATCGAGGTCAAGATATTGATATTCACGGGGATGCAAATTTAGAAAGATTAAATATTGCTGATTTTGAAGATATTGCGCCCGTACGGATGCTAGCTTCAACTTATCAGGCGCAAGAGGGTAGAATTAGAGACACCGCAGCTATCCCGGGCCCTAAAATTATTTTGTTTGCACCTGTTTTGAAACATAAATCAATACCTCTTTCAGCTGTTTTAAAGGATGTACTTCTTATTGCTGAAAAAGGTATGGGCGGTCCTGTCGAGGCAGAGTTCTGCATAAATATGTATGAGGATGGCCGGCTGCCTGAGTTTAATCTTCTTCAACTAAGGCCCATGAGTGCCAGAGCTGATCTTAATCAAGTTAACATTACTGATGAAGATTTAAAAAATGCAGTTTGTATTTCGAGTCATGCTTTGGGAAATGCGGAAAAAAATGATGTTGAGGATATTTTGTTAGTTCGGCCGGACTCATTTGATGTTGCAAAAACTCGTGAGATTGCAATGGAAATTTCTAAGATGAACGGGAAGCTGATCGGGATGAAACGTAAATATATTCTTTCGGGTCCTGGCCGGTGGGGATCAGCTGACCACTGGCTGGGTATTCCTGTTGAATGGCCCGATATCTCAGGAGTTTCAGCTATTGTAGAAACGTCTACTGAAACTCTTAAAGTAGAGCCGTCGCAGGGATCACATTTCTTTCATAACATCACAACGCTGGGTATTAATTATTTTATGGTTTCTGATAAAGAAGATAATTTTATGAATTGGGAATGGTTTGCAAAACAGCCTGTAATTGAAGAAGGAAAATTTGTCAGTCATTTAAGAGTACCTGTGTCGATGGTTCTTAAAGTGGATGGCAGAAGTTCGCAGGGAGTGATTCTTCCGGCAAAGGGAAGCAGTGATTATTGTTTGCTTGGTAAAGGGGATTAA
- a CDS encoding efflux RND transporter permease subunit — MNVTELFIKRPVMTVLVVIAMVFFGIVGYFKLPVSYLPAVEFPTLQVTATLPGASPSTMAASVATPLEKQFTSMPGLRSMSSINSLGKTLVTLQFDLDRNIDGAASDTQAAISRASGDLPSDLPQQPYYEKVNPADDPILYMALWSDSLPIYKVNEYVTTFLTDTISMVNGVSKVVIYGESKLAVRVRVDPEKLAARGINIDTVRQAVAEQNVKEPVGTLDNKLQSVTIEATGQLKTAEEFLPMIFESKDGRTVRLSDVGTVVNSIKDDKSGSWVNGKRAVIIAIQKQPGSNTIQVCKTILGMLPTIRQQIPAGIDMDVLYDRSIPIKEAVDDVQVTLLLAVFFVICVIFFFLRNISATLIAAVAVPVSIVFTFAIMYVLGYSLDTLSLLALTLSVGFVVDDAVVMIENVVRHLEMGKKPYYAALEGAKQITFTIVSMTLSLSVVFIPLMYMSGIIGRILHEFAMTITVAILASGVVSLTLTPMLASRLLKPGSKLSGSDKFNDFLLRNYERSLHFVMRHRRMTMGAAGLILLATIHFFMIIPKGFLPTDDMSYCQGFAQSKQGISYNSMKEHIKGLEPILAADENIKHVIIVAGAPVLNQGYIFPMLVEPHDRKMTADEVARSLMQKLNQNPGIMVWIQNPPMIRLTAKTSKNLYQYTIQAPDQMELFEIAPKFEMALHQIPFLTGVNSDLLDNNPELWVKIDRDKASYYGVTAHDIENTLNSAYSERKVSTIYGDTDQYWVILEVIPSNKKDPRDLMKLYIANKDGQLVRLDNIATFEEKPGPMQVNHTGMLPSVTYSFNIAPGFSLSDATTAINSLALDTLPDTVVSNFEGTADEFQKSMSSVFFLLIIAIFIIFIILGILYESWIQPITIISGLPSAAIGGLLTLTLFGKDLDLFGIVGIIMLIGIVKKNAIMVVDFALEAEEAENLSPEEAAIKGSLERFRPIMMTTVAAIAGAMPIALGLGAGAEARQPMGLAIVGGLVLSQVVTLYLTPVFYTYMDTFQKWLYERGRAKRDLLGIPHKHDK; from the coding sequence ATGAATGTAACAGAACTATTTATTAAACGCCCGGTTATGACCGTCCTTGTGGTCATTGCCATGGTTTTTTTTGGAATTGTCGGCTATTTTAAATTACCTGTCAGTTATCTTCCCGCTGTAGAATTCCCTACACTTCAGGTAACGGCAACACTTCCCGGTGCAAGCCCGTCAACGATGGCTGCGTCTGTAGCCACCCCGCTTGAAAAACAATTTACATCAATGCCGGGTCTCCGCAGCATGAGTTCCATCAACTCTCTCGGTAAAACCCTTGTAACACTTCAGTTTGATCTGGACCGCAACATTGACGGAGCGGCTTCCGATACACAGGCTGCGATTTCACGAGCCAGTGGAGATCTACCGTCTGATCTGCCTCAGCAACCTTATTATGAAAAAGTAAACCCGGCTGATGACCCTATTCTCTATATGGCGCTGTGGTCTGATTCTTTACCTATTTATAAGGTAAATGAATATGTCACAACATTCCTTACCGACACCATTTCTATGGTTAACGGCGTATCTAAAGTTGTCATCTACGGAGAATCAAAGCTTGCAGTAAGGGTTAGGGTTGATCCTGAAAAGCTCGCCGCCAGAGGCATTAATATTGATACAGTACGTCAGGCTGTTGCCGAGCAAAATGTAAAAGAACCTGTAGGAACATTAGACAACAAACTCCAATCCGTAACAATTGAAGCCACAGGCCAGTTGAAAACCGCTGAAGAATTTTTGCCGATGATTTTCGAATCTAAAGACGGCAGGACAGTACGTTTGTCAGATGTCGGAACTGTAGTAAACTCTATTAAAGACGATAAATCCGGATCATGGGTTAACGGCAAACGAGCCGTTATTATCGCAATCCAGAAACAGCCGGGTTCAAACACCATTCAAGTATGTAAAACTATTTTAGGAATGCTTCCGACCATTCGTCAGCAGATTCCTGCCGGAATAGATATGGACGTTCTTTATGACCGTTCAATCCCCATTAAAGAAGCCGTTGATGATGTTCAGGTCACTCTGCTGCTAGCTGTCTTTTTCGTTATCTGCGTTATTTTCTTTTTTCTCAGAAATATATCTGCAACACTTATTGCAGCAGTGGCGGTCCCTGTCTCCATTGTTTTCACCTTCGCAATAATGTATGTGCTGGGGTATTCACTGGATACCCTGTCACTGCTTGCACTCACACTCTCTGTCGGATTTGTTGTCGATGATGCTGTCGTCATGATTGAAAACGTTGTCCGGCATCTGGAGATGGGTAAAAAGCCATATTACGCGGCTCTTGAAGGAGCCAAGCAAATAACCTTCACCATTGTTTCGATGACTTTATCATTATCGGTAGTTTTTATCCCGCTAATGTACATGTCCGGTATTATCGGCCGCATTCTACATGAATTCGCCATGACAATCACAGTTGCAATCCTTGCTTCGGGCGTGGTTTCGCTGACTTTGACACCTATGCTCGCAAGCAGACTTCTTAAACCGGGCAGCAAACTCTCCGGGTCTGATAAATTTAATGACTTCCTACTGCGCAATTATGAGCGCTCGCTTCACTTTGTCATGCGTCATCGCCGTATGACGATGGGCGCCGCAGGACTAATTCTGCTTGCAACTATCCACTTCTTTATGATTATTCCGAAAGGATTTCTGCCCACAGATGACATGAGTTACTGTCAGGGTTTTGCACAAAGCAAGCAGGGTATTTCATACAATTCCATGAAGGAGCATATCAAAGGACTTGAGCCTATACTGGCAGCGGACGAAAACATAAAACATGTCATTATTGTTGCAGGGGCACCGGTTCTTAATCAGGGCTACATTTTCCCGATGCTTGTCGAACCGCATGACCGTAAAATGACAGCGGATGAAGTTGCACGTTCTTTAATGCAGAAACTGAATCAGAACCCGGGAATTATGGTCTGGATTCAGAATCCACCCATGATCAGGCTTACTGCTAAAACGTCAAAGAACTTGTATCAGTATACTATTCAAGCTCCCGACCAGATGGAACTTTTTGAAATAGCTCCCAAGTTTGAAATGGCTTTGCACCAAATCCCTTTCCTGACCGGAGTTAACTCAGACCTGCTGGATAACAATCCTGAATTATGGGTAAAAATAGACAGAGACAAAGCCTCATATTACGGAGTTACCGCCCACGACATCGAAAACACCCTTAACTCCGCTTACTCAGAACGAAAGGTCTCCACAATTTACGGCGACACAGATCAGTACTGGGTTATTCTGGAAGTTATTCCATCCAATAAAAAAGATCCAAGAGATCTCATGAAGTTGTATATTGCCAACAAAGACGGGCAACTTGTCCGCCTTGATAACATTGCCACTTTTGAAGAAAAACCGGGGCCGATGCAGGTTAACCATACCGGCATGCTGCCGTCTGTAACCTATTCATTTAATATTGCTCCCGGATTTTCACTAAGTGATGCAACGACAGCAATCAACTCACTGGCTCTGGACACGTTACCGGACACAGTCGTTTCAAACTTTGAAGGTACGGCTGATGAATTCCAGAAATCAATGAGCAGTGTATTCTTCCTATTGATCATTGCTATATTCATCATCTTCATAATTCTGGGCATTCTTTATGAAAGCTGGATACAACCGATCACGATTATCTCAGGTCTTCCTTCGGCAGCCATCGGCGGACTTTTAACCCTGACACTGTTCGGCAAGGACCTCGACCTTTTCGGAATCGTAGGTATTATCATGCTTATCGGTATTGTTAAGAAAAACGCAATTATGGTCGTCGACTTTGCCCTTGAAGCGGAGGAAGCAGAGAACCTGTCTCCTGAAGAAGCGGCAATAAAAGGATCACTTGAAAGGTTTAGACCGATCATGATGACAACTGTTGCTGCAATCGCAGGAGCCATGCCTATCGCACTGGGATTAGGCGCAGGAGCGGAAGCTAGACAGCCTATGGGGCTTGCAATCGTCGGCGGACTTGTACTTTCACAAGTTGTAACACTCTACCTGACACCAGTATTCTATACATACATGGATACCTTCCAAAAATGGTTGTATGAACGCGGCAGGGCCAAACGTGATCTTTTGGGTATCCCGCATAAACACGACAAATAA
- a CDS encoding efflux RND transporter periplasmic adaptor subunit — protein sequence MLSTNLLKLKNIFTHFIHITLIISTGFVAQGCGNNKETVREIPPAPVTIADAEQKQTPYYLTAIGTVKAINTITVRSRVTGYLSKISIANGDFVTIGQQMFTMDPTQFEASIRQYKAERASDITKYKQAKRDYDRYRDLVRRKVVSSEDFEQKRLEMKTASDSIAVTEAKLVNAKNDLNYCFIKSPIDGLTGYIFPTAGNLIEENKDELVVINQISPIAVNFYLPQKYLVEVQKYAANGTLSVMAISEGNPIPAEGSLTFIDNNVDTKTGTVWMQATFPNKKRTLWPGNYVDIRLKLFEENVVRIPMQATCDGPNGKFVWIMHQNKTVDMQPVDIDRRSGKLDIVTSGLKDGQTIITDGQLRLFPGAVVRVKDSNTNSTGNTNSTGKTAGTGE from the coding sequence ATGCTTTCAACCAACTTATTAAAATTAAAAAATATATTTACACACTTTATACATATAACTTTGATAATCAGCACAGGATTTGTTGCACAAGGCTGTGGAAATAATAAAGAAACAGTACGAGAGATTCCTCCTGCACCAGTTACAATAGCTGATGCGGAACAAAAACAAACTCCATACTACCTTACTGCAATCGGTACTGTTAAGGCTATCAACACTATCACGGTTCGTTCCAGAGTCACCGGATATCTAAGCAAAATTTCAATAGCAAACGGAGATTTTGTTACTATCGGGCAGCAAATGTTCACTATGGACCCGACGCAGTTTGAAGCCAGTATCCGCCAATATAAAGCCGAGCGTGCTTCTGACATTACAAAGTATAAACAGGCAAAACGAGATTATGATCGCTACCGTGACCTTGTCAGACGTAAAGTTGTAAGTTCCGAAGATTTCGAACAGAAACGTTTAGAAATGAAAACTGCCAGTGATTCAATCGCTGTGACTGAAGCAAAACTTGTAAATGCTAAAAACGATCTGAATTACTGTTTTATCAAATCTCCCATCGACGGGCTTACTGGCTATATCTTTCCCACAGCCGGAAACCTAATTGAAGAAAACAAAGATGAACTTGTCGTCATAAACCAGATTTCTCCTATAGCGGTTAACTTTTACCTCCCTCAAAAATATTTGGTCGAAGTGCAAAAATACGCTGCTAACGGAACACTCAGTGTTATGGCTATCAGTGAAGGGAATCCTATCCCTGCCGAAGGTTCACTGACATTCATCGACAATAATGTTGATACCAAGACCGGAACGGTCTGGATGCAGGCAACTTTTCCAAACAAAAAGCGCACACTCTGGCCGGGTAACTACGTTGATATCAGGCTCAAACTGTTTGAAGAAAATGTAGTACGAATCCCTATGCAGGCAACATGCGACGGACCTAACGGAAAGTTTGTCTGGATTATGCATCAGAATAAAACGGTTGATATGCAACCTGTTGATATAGATCGCAGGTCAGGTAAACTTGATATAGTTACATCTGGCCTTAAAGATGGTCAGACAATTATTACTGATGGTCAGTTGAGACTTTTCCCCGGCGCAGTCGTCAGAGTAAAAGACAGCAATACAAATTCCACCGGAAACACCAACTCGACTGGCAAAACAGCCGGCACCGGTGAGTAG
- a CDS encoding DAK2 domain-containing protein: MQLENITRIQYVDGVRFRRGVVAAASRLIANSPHLDAINVFPVPDGDTGANMAGTMRSIVRSSGDSLEKSLEKMSALIAESALNGAKGNSGAILAQFLCGFAEGVKDMPRLSPSDFARVASLAARRSCEAISDPKDGTIISVIRDWAAHLSSKSHEYKDFHELLSDSLHYAQKSVKATTEKLAELKSAGVVDAGALGFVYLLEGIVDFLENGKIEKSVTLDLAPLYNVEGVQSKVAVDKLDFRYCTEFLLKGSDIDKKSVRDAISGMGDSLIVAGLPDCVKIHIHTNDPDAVEDIVSGFARVDKRKVDDMLVQHKRLLADACKVGIVTDSTCDIPAELIAEYDIRVAPLRLTIDGQEYIDHVTLTPEDFYKMLPKAEKALTSQPSPGDMKRVYARACADYENVVSLHVAKVLSGTYQNALTVSKDYENVSAFDGKQLTVALGLSVLEAARAAQKGATVAEVTKIARKAIDNVRIFVTLDTLDYAVRGGRVSKGQGLIAKALNIKPILAFEGEGHPRTVAKSFGYKRQEAALIRLVSENFYGKSHLRYAIAHAAAPEVARKFARIIKREFGVNPVFITEASPVLGLHSGPGACAVALLADD; the protein is encoded by the coding sequence ATGCAATTAGAAAATATTACTAGAATTCAGTATGTTGACGGGGTGCGGTTTAGAAGGGGCGTAGTTGCAGCCGCAAGTCGTCTTATCGCGAATTCTCCGCATCTGGATGCAATCAATGTTTTTCCAGTTCCAGATGGTGATACCGGTGCGAATATGGCCGGAACTATGCGCAGTATTGTGCGTTCTTCTGGAGATTCTCTGGAGAAATCCCTTGAGAAGATGAGTGCCTTGATTGCTGAGTCTGCTCTGAATGGTGCAAAGGGTAATTCTGGAGCCATCTTGGCGCAATTTCTTTGTGGTTTTGCTGAAGGCGTAAAGGATATGCCGAGGCTTTCTCCTTCTGATTTTGCTCGGGTAGCATCTCTTGCCGCCCGTCGTTCCTGTGAGGCTATTTCTGATCCCAAAGATGGAACAATAATAAGTGTTATCAGGGATTGGGCCGCTCATCTTAGTTCTAAGAGTCATGAATATAAAGATTTTCATGAACTTCTTTCTGATTCATTGCATTATGCTCAGAAGTCAGTGAAAGCGACGACTGAGAAACTGGCTGAGCTTAAATCAGCTGGAGTTGTCGATGCCGGAGCGTTGGGTTTTGTGTATCTTCTAGAAGGAATTGTTGATTTTCTCGAAAATGGGAAAATTGAGAAAAGTGTTACTCTTGATTTAGCTCCATTATATAATGTAGAAGGTGTTCAAAGTAAGGTTGCTGTTGATAAGCTGGACTTCAGGTATTGCACAGAATTTCTTCTTAAAGGGTCAGATATTGATAAAAAATCAGTACGTGATGCTATTTCAGGTATGGGTGACAGCCTTATTGTCGCAGGATTGCCGGATTGTGTAAAAATTCATATTCATACTAATGATCCTGATGCTGTAGAAGACATAGTTTCCGGTTTTGCAAGGGTGGATAAGCGTAAGGTTGACGATATGCTGGTTCAGCATAAACGTTTACTTGCAGATGCATGTAAAGTCGGAATTGTAACAGACAGTACTTGTGATATTCCGGCTGAGCTTATTGCTGAATATGATATCCGGGTAGCCCCGCTAAGGCTTACAATTGACGGTCAGGAGTATATTGATCACGTTACTCTGACTCCTGAAGATTTTTATAAAATGCTTCCCAAAGCTGAAAAAGCACTTACCTCGCAGCCTTCTCCCGGTGATATGAAAAGAGTTTATGCAAGAGCTTGTGCTGATTACGAAAATGTCGTTTCTTTACATGTTGCCAAGGTTCTAAGTGGAACTTACCAGAATGCGCTTACCGTCAGCAAAGATTATGAAAATGTGTCAGCTTTTGATGGCAAGCAATTGACTGTCGCTCTAGGGCTTTCTGTTCTAGAGGCTGCTCGTGCGGCTCAAAAAGGGGCGACTGTAGCTGAAGTCACAAAAATAGCTAGAAAAGCCATTGATAATGTAAGAATTTTCGTTACTCTTGATACGCTTGATTATGCTGTTAGAGGCGGTAGAGTCAGCAAAGGGCAGGGATTGATTGCCAAGGCTTTAAATATTAAGCCTATTCTGGCTTTTGAAGGCGAAGGGCATCCTCGTACTGTTGCCAAATCTTTTGGTTATAAACGGCAGGAAGCTGCCTTAATCAGGCTTGTTAGTGAAAATTTTTATGGCAAGAGTCATTTGCGTTATGCCATAGCCCATGCCGCCGCGCCTGAAGTCGCCCGTAAGTTTGCTCGCATCATTAAAAGAGAGTTCGGGGTTAATCCTGTTTTTATAACCGAAGCATCTCCTGTGCTCGGTCTACACAGTGGTCCGGGGGCATGCGCGGTTGCATTGCTTGCTGACGATTAA
- a CDS encoding amino acid ABC transporter ATP-binding protein, which translates to MSMIEIKNLHKWYGDFHVLKGINDHVDKGEVLVICGPSGSGKSTFIRCINRLEDYQKGTITFDGTDILDKSVNINELRAEIGIVFQQFNLYPHLTVLNNVTLAPQKVRNTPRAEAEETALKLLERVGIHDQAHKYPAELSGGQQQRVAIARALAMKPKAMLFDEPTSALDPEMINEVLNVMKDLAREGMTMLCVTHEMGFAREVADRVIFMDGGEVIEQAPPEEFFKNPRHDRTKLFLKEIL; encoded by the coding sequence ATGTCGATGATTGAAATTAAGAATCTTCACAAATGGTATGGAGATTTTCACGTACTTAAAGGTATTAATGATCATGTAGATAAAGGTGAAGTACTTGTTATCTGCGGGCCTAGCGGGTCAGGAAAAAGTACATTCATCCGCTGTATAAACAGGCTGGAAGACTACCAGAAAGGTACCATCACCTTTGATGGAACAGACATTCTTGACAAGAGTGTCAATATTAACGAATTGCGTGCCGAAATAGGCATCGTTTTTCAGCAGTTTAATCTTTATCCTCACCTTACTGTTTTAAATAATGTAACTCTTGCTCCGCAGAAGGTGCGCAATACTCCGCGCGCCGAAGCAGAAGAAACAGCTCTTAAGTTGTTAGAAAGAGTAGGCATTCATGATCAGGCTCATAAATATCCAGCAGAATTGTCCGGCGGACAGCAACAGCGTGTCGCCATAGCAAGAGCTTTGGCAATGAAGCCTAAAGCTATGCTTTTTGATGAGCCTACATCTGCGCTTGACCCTGAGATGATCAATGAAGTTTTGAATGTTATGAAAGACCTTGCCCGTGAAGGAATGACCATGCTCTGCGTTACGCATGAGATGGGTTTTGCCCGCGAAGTGGCAGATCGAGTTATATTTATGGATGGTGGTGAAGTTATTGAGCAGGCTCCTCCCGAGGAGTTTTTCAAGAATCCGCGCCATGATAGGACTAAATTATTTTTGAAGGAGATATTGTAG
- a CDS encoding ABC transporter substrate-binding protein, with amino-acid sequence MRRLSIMVAMVLAMALCASTAFADKLQEVKDRGVLICGVKDAVVPFGYIDETTKKLVGMDIDVCNYIAKQLGVKTEFKPVTSSTRIAMLAQGSIDLAAATMTHKIARDDTIDFSITYFMDGQKLLVKKGSGIKSAADLKGQKIGTAKGSTSEQNILAVQPDCKVLSFEGYPQAFLALKQGKVKAVTTDSTILLGLKNSDPNPAGWEIVGDFISPEPYGLGLPENESNFRDAVNFALIEMWKSGDYKKIYNRWFGADTKYALPLTWQMEIWP; translated from the coding sequence ATGAGAAGACTTTCAATCATGGTTGCCATGGTTTTGGCTATGGCTCTTTGCGCTTCTACCGCTTTTGCAGACAAATTGCAGGAAGTAAAAGATCGCGGAGTTCTTATCTGCGGTGTTAAAGATGCAGTTGTTCCTTTTGGTTACATTGATGAAACCACAAAGAAACTTGTCGGTATGGACATTGATGTTTGTAATTACATCGCAAAACAGCTTGGTGTTAAAACAGAGTTCAAACCAGTAACATCCTCTACACGTATTGCTATGCTTGCTCAGGGTTCAATTGACCTTGCTGCAGCTACAATGACTCATAAGATCGCTCGTGACGATACCATTGATTTCAGTATCACTTATTTCATGGATGGCCAGAAACTTCTCGTGAAGAAAGGTTCCGGCATCAAGTCCGCAGCAGATCTTAAAGGTCAGAAAATCGGTACTGCAAAAGGTTCTACTTCTGAACAGAACATCTTAGCAGTACAGCCTGATTGTAAAGTTCTTTCTTTTGAAGGTTACCCACAGGCTTTCCTTGCTCTCAAGCAGGGTAAAGTTAAAGCTGTAACTACTGATTCTACTATTCTTCTTGGCCTTAAAAACTCTGATCCTAATCCAGCTGGTTGGGAAATTGTTGGTGATTTTATCTCTCCTGAGCCTTATGGACTCGGTCTTCCTGAAAACGAATCTAACTTCCGTGACGCTGTAAACTTTGCTCTTATTGAAATGTGGAAGAGCGGCGATTATAAAAAAATCTACAACAGGTGGTTCGGTGCTGACACAAAATACGCACTGCCTTTGACTTGGCAGATGGAAATTTGGCCTTAG